One genomic window of Arachis hypogaea cultivar Tifrunner chromosome 8, arahy.Tifrunner.gnm2.J5K5, whole genome shotgun sequence includes the following:
- the LOC112707292 gene encoding G-type lectin S-receptor-like serine/threonine-protein kinase At4g27290, which translates to MENRNFAVIIAMIMFLISNTISATDTITHLHPLTENQTLVSKNGEFELGFFSPRNSDNRYLGIWYKKIAIQTIVWVANREEPVTTHISPLLTINITQNSSALLVLHQNNSVLWSVSVSRKPKNPILQLLDSGNLVLREEIDENEEKNYLWQSFDYPGDTLLPGMKLGKDLKTGLDRRLSAWKNESDPSPGSFTWEMDVTNWPEPMQRIGSKKQFNSGPWTGLDYSGKPTRKPSMVFNFTYFSDQNEVYFMFHLVNTSVKARMVMNQSTLKRVHTAWDQNEQQWKVYALLPRDFCDEYGSCGPNGNCDGNKVPACQCLRGFKPKSPRQWNGGKYDEGCVRDTPLDCKSDGFVKYVKMKMPDTEHSWLNQSMNLVECREKCFRNCSCMAYSNSDTRGSGSGCAMWFGDLNDLRVHLADAEHDLYVRVPASVLETNNGSKVKIGVAIGGTVALLCVLLLVLYFIYIRRSGTMKSNAAVVDHFKEEQEEDLELPLFDLSVIVSATNNFSIDNKLGEGGFGPVYKGTMENGQEIAVKRLSRSSGQGLKEFKNEIVLIAKLQHRNLVKLHGCCIHEEEKLLVYEYMPNKSLDLFIFDKTQRMLLDWSKRFQIICGIARGILYLHQDSILKIIHRDLKASNVLLDSDMNPKISDFGLAKIFKGDQSAETTGRVVGTYGYMAPEYAIDGNFSVKSDVFSFGILLLEIVSGKKNKANHHDNESTYLVGYAWDLWTEERHIEVVDEYLKGDLSEALRCIHISLLCVQQNAHDRPNMSSVVMMLSSEISLPQPNPPALFLGDHSDQQHPSSLNELSITTLEAR; encoded by the exons atggaaaacagaaactTTGCCGTTATAATAGCAATGATCATGTTCTTAATCTCCAACACCATTTCAGCAACTGATACCATAACTCACTTACATCCTCTAACTGAAAACCAAACCTTGGTTTCCAAGAACGGAGAATTCGAGCTTGGCTTCTTTTCTCCCCGCAACTCCGATAACCGCTACCTTGGCATTTGGTACAAGAAGATCGCCATTCAAACCATTGTATGGGTAGCAAACAGAGAAGAACCTGTCACAACACACATCTCTCCATTGCTGACGATAAACATCACACAGAATAGCAGCGCACTACTTGTCCTCCATCAGAATAACTCGGTTCTATGGTCCGTGAGCGTATCAAGAAAACCCAAGAATCCAATTTTACAGCTATTGGATTCAGGGAACCTCGTTCTGAGAGAAGAAATTGATGAGAATGAAGAGAAGAACTATCTATGGCAAAGCTTTGATTACCCTGGTGATACACTCTTGCCAGGGATGAAGCTTGGTAAGGATTTGAAGACCGGGCTCGATCGACGCTTATCGGCGTGGAAGAATGAAAGTGATCCTTCACCGGGAAGCTTCACATGGGAAATGGATGTCACCAACTGGCCAGAACCAATGCAGAGAATCGGGTCCAAGAAACAGTTCAACAGTGGTCCATGGACAGGACTTGATTATAGTGGTAAACCAACGAGGAAGCCCAGCATGGTTTTCAACTTCACATACTTCTCTGACCAGAATGAAGTGTACTTCATGTTCCACCTTGTGAATACCTCGGTCAAAGCTAGGATGGTCATGAACCAGAGCACCTTGAAGCGTGTTCATACTGCTTGGGATCAGAATGAGCAACAGTGGAAGGTGTATGCTCTTCTGCCCAGAGATTTCTGCGATGAATACGGTTCTTGCGGCCCCAATGGGAATTGTGATGGTAACAAGGTTCCAGCTTGCCAATGTTTGAGAGGATTTAAGCCCAAGTCACCCCGTCAATGGAATG GTGGGAAGTACGATGAAGGTTGTGTGCGTGACACACCACTGGATTGCAAAAGTGATGGATTTGTTAAGTATGTTAAGATGAAAATGCCTGATACAGAACATAGTTGGTTGAACCAGAGCATGAATCTTGTTGAATGCAGAGAGAAATGCTTCAGAAACTGTTCTTGTATGGCTTATTCAAACTCAGACACCAGAGGATCAGGGAGTGGTTGTGCTATGTGGTTTGGTGATCTTAATGACTTGAGGGTTCACCTAGCTGATGCAGAACACGATCTATATGTCAGAGTTCCTGCTTCGGTGTTAG AGACAAACAACGGAAGCAAGGTCAAGATTGGTGTTGCAATTGGAGGCACTGTTGCCTTATTATGTGTACTTCTCTTAGTTCTTTATTTCATATACATAAGACGAAGTGGCACAATGAAAA GTAATGCCGCAGTAGTAGATCATTTCAAGGAAGAACAGGAAGAGGATTTGGAGCTTCCATTGTTTGACCTATCAGTTATAGTTAGCGCCACAAACAACTTTTCAATCGACAACAAGCTCGGAGAAGGTGGTTTTGGACCTGTGTATAAG GGGACAATGGAAAATGGACAAGAAATTGCTGTTAAGAGACTTTCTAGAAGTTCTGGCCAAGGACTTAAagaatttaagaatgaaattgtCTTAATAGCCAAACTTCAGCATCGTAATCTTGTAAAGCTTCATGGGTGTTGCATTCATGAGGAAGAAAAATTGCTTGTCTATGAGTACATGCCTAATAAAAGTCTGGATTTATTTATATTTG ATAAAACGCAAAGAATGCTCTTGGATTGGTCGAAGCGCTTTCAAATAATTTGTGGAATTGCAAGGGGCATTCTTTATCTTCATCAAGATTCAATACTAAAAATCATTCATAGAGATCTCAAAGCAAGTAATGTTTTACTTGATAGTGATATGAATCCTAAAATATCAGACTTTGGTTTGGCCAAAATTTTTAAAGGAGATCAAAGTGCAGAAACTACGGGTCGAGTGGTTGGAACCTA TGGATACATGGCACCAGAATATGCAATAGACGGAAATTTTTCAGTGAAATCTGATGTCTTCAGCTTTGGCATTTTGCTGCTGGAGATAGTATCCGGAAAGAAGAACAAAGCAAACCATCATGATAACGAAAGTACATACCTTGTTGGATAC GCTTGGGATTTATGGACAGAAGAAAGGCATATAGAAGTAGTTGATGAATACCTCAAAGGTGATCTCTCTGAAGCGTTGCGCTGCATTCATATAAGTCTCCTTTGTGTGCAGCAGAATGCACATGATAGGCCAAACATGTCATCAGTGGTTATGATGTTAAGCAGTGAAATTAGCTTGCCTCAGCCAAATCCACCAGCTCTGTTTCTTGGAGATCATTCGGATCAACAACATCCTTCATCTCTCAATGAATTAAGTATTACAACTTTAGAAGCTCGTTAG